In Aphelocoma coerulescens isolate FSJ_1873_10779 chromosome 20, UR_Acoe_1.0, whole genome shotgun sequence, the genomic window CATGTAAATGAAAATTTGAGCTGTAGTGCTAAGCTCGTCTGAATCAGTCATCTACATAGATTAGACACCTTTTAACAGGAACAAGACTAAATTGCCACCCGTGTTTTGATTCCAAGCCCCAGGCGTGATGATTGGTGGGGAAAAGCAACCCCTGGAAAATCAGTTCGGTCACAGTTCGAACCGACTGTGTATGTGTTTGGATTTTAGCTTGTTGTACTTGGTGATCAGGTCCAGCTTGCTGTGCCCCAGAGTCATTCTCTTCTCCGCCCCATACGCGCTGTTCTTTTCCAGCAGCACATCCTCCGGGAACTTGTCGTAGCAAGGCACTACGGACTTTTTATCCCGTTTGAGGTGGTTGTATGGGGAGAACAGGTCAAAATGGCCGTGTCCAGGGCTCTGTCTCTTTTCCACCCCATAAAACACATTCTCATTTTCAGCTGGCAGCTCCCCGGAGGTGGCCACAGGCCCTCTCTGCTTCAGGCTTGTCCCATTGCTCCTGGTACCCTCCGACAGGGACTGCAGCGGCTGCCCTGCTCTCGGTggggagcagtggctgctgtTGGCCTTAGTGTCCCCCTGATAACCAGGTTTATTGGAGGAAGGCTCCGGCTGCAGGAATGTCCTTGCTGTTATGAAGTTTGATTTGGGATACGAGGCTGGGGTGGGTTTATTTGGAGGACTGTTTGCTGAGTCTGGTGGTTCTTCTTGCTGTTTAGGGCAAGTGGGCTTCAGGAATGtgtcttccttccccttcttaTTGCCAGAATCGGAGCTGGAATCTTGCTTTTCCTGGTGTGCACTGCAGCTGGAGTTTTTCATAAAGGGAGACACTTTTATGCTCCTGATGCTCACATTGGAAAGGCTGCTGGAGGGGCTTAGGGTCTCAGTATCATTTCCCTGAGTGGGTTTTAAAAGACAGTTGTCAACTTCTGAGGTATTCCAAGAAGAGAGACACATCCTGGGATCTGGCACACAGAAGCTGGTCACTGCTCTGGACTCTGCATACAAGTACCGGAATTCCTTGTCAAACTCTGCAACAATTTGCCCACGGAAGTGGGTCACCAGGCCAGTGTGGACTTGGCTGCAAAGCCAGGTgaaactgcaggaaaagaaacaaaacacatgTAACTTTAGTTCACAGAGTGCCAAAATGCCTAGCATGGATTTTAACATCCCAGTGATGGATTGCTACCCAATTTGTCTTGTTAAAACTTTCTCTAAGTAGGCAGGTGTGAGACTGCTCATGGAGATGAACATGCTCATCACATAATTACAGAAGAGCAGCCCTAAAGTGGTTGTTTAATTTCAGCTTGGGGCCCCCTGCTCTTCCCTCGACTTGGCAGGAGCTGTGTTCTCATGTCCTGACATCTGCAACACGTGATGGGCTTGTAGGAGCTGCTTGGGCAGGCAGGAAGTGAGGAACGGAGCTCCTGGGCACTGCCTTGAGGAATGAAGG contains:
- the FAM83C gene encoding protein FAM83C produces the protein MFNYLAVEVRPQLHRSYGSQQGVSGPLKSRLEQLKKPWWREPTPLVLQHSETARLAIDAFLEQGERGYLSAIAEERELPFLSTLDMEYISRQRNQSFPDPSAMKDKEADPGDGDTGDRFSLNSELTSGTYFPLMSDVHPPELELGWPGTPLLTVSGQTQATVIFQRNKTNSIKDSVRSLISRARTVIAIVMDLFTDMEILCDLLEASSRRHIPVYLILDEEYLKHFVEMCNKMALTQDSFPNMRIRCLSGDTYYSKAGKKFAGQVLEKFVLVDCDQVLAGTYSFTWLCSQVHTGLVTHFRGQIVAEFDKEFRYLYAESRAVTSFCVPDPRMCLSSWNTSEVDNCLLKPTQGNDTETLSPSSSLSNVSIRSIKVSPFMKNSSCSAHQEKQDSSSDSGNKKGKEDTFLKPTCPKQQEEPPDSANSPPNKPTPASYPKSNFITARTFLQPEPSSNKPGYQGDTKANSSHCSPPRAGQPLQSLSEGTRSNGTSLKQRGPVATSGELPAENENVFYGVEKRQSPGHGHFDLFSPYNHLKRDKKSVVPCYDKFPEDVLLEKNSAYGAEKRMTLGHSKLDLITKYNKLKSKHIHSRFEL